A portion of the Streptomyces sp. NBC_00376 genome contains these proteins:
- a CDS encoding DUF5701 family protein, translated as MSDTSSTVSASSLPPLATQAERLIELGVHELARLPADDLRTFAENAGRGDGGALLAVHPDRAPASALAPLLRRDGKPGFIVTDMPDVDRFAPCAAEPPDAPLYLIADLDRGDHMANWSPDEALPALTKADRTPLLLTEGIHWVLQQPAALERNRCFMTIGSRLRKANGTLDARTPAIWISNGTGRDGRERRNAPKVGWCWWGNRHTWLGFASATSRRG; from the coding sequence TTGTCCGACACCTCGTCCACCGTCTCCGCGTCCTCTCTCCCGCCGCTCGCCACCCAGGCAGAACGCCTGATCGAGCTCGGGGTGCACGAGCTTGCGCGGCTACCCGCCGACGACCTGCGCACCTTCGCCGAAAACGCCGGCCGCGGAGACGGCGGCGCCCTCCTCGCCGTCCACCCGGACCGCGCCCCCGCGTCTGCCCTGGCACCGCTGCTCCGCCGTGACGGCAAGCCCGGCTTCATCGTCACCGACATGCCCGACGTCGACCGGTTCGCCCCCTGCGCCGCCGAGCCGCCCGACGCTCCTCTCTACCTCATCGCCGACCTCGACCGCGGTGACCACATGGCCAATTGGAGCCCCGACGAGGCACTGCCCGCTCTCACCAAGGCGGACCGCACCCCGCTGCTGCTCACCGAAGGCATTCATTGGGTGCTCCAGCAGCCGGCGGCCCTTGAGCGCAACCGCTGTTTCATGACCATCGGCTCCCGGCTGCGCAAGGCCAACGGCACCCTGGACGCCCGCACCCCGGCGATCTGGATCAGCAACGGCACAGGGCGAGACGGCCGCGAGCGACGCAACGCCCCGAAGGTCGGCTGGTGTTGGTGGGGCAACCGCCACACCTGGCTGGGCTTTGCCTCAGCTACGAGCCGCAGAGGCTAG
- a CDS encoding ADP-ribosyltransferase domain-containing protein, translated as MSDADVTAAGDAGSPAGDPLGLADLFTGGGEPWLPLLGPLIEAQPGAADFIGPKRSPEVVPVRELTFQALKPHPPEKWKVVVFGQNPYPRAESATGIAMFDNTFNDWKDSQFGRVVSIRCLIKAAAMWKYGIVKKTPIADVRALLKKEGTVQPPEWFQAMLTQGVLLLNASLTASADGAMATDRHTSFWRPVAEQIVEEILRAKQDAVEEDDRGVVFAWWGAHARSLKRVVQRLEKKYPGVQVRHLDHANPAAQGDLFCEGDHFAQVNDALAAVGAEPVDWLPQKGWDQGTGGAGEPADGGVAQRMGAFIASTMELHQLYLERLTSVKDEGLVLPPVTGVFDTPLMDFRKAVEPVSRVLAYLDRHIDLSSRFGETKAAEAPSAGALSADAISALYLYTCESGFYREINAVLRSSDRERVVPYLPYLRLLFSAMEALPAQTRPLWRGVALDLRSQYPLGRTVTWWGVSSCTSELGVARAFLGGRGRRTLFEVTPARAVGIRRFSAFTGEEEYILAPGTQLKVTEVKAERGGLCTVRLTELEGAGLVS; from the coding sequence ATGAGTGATGCCGACGTGACGGCCGCGGGCGATGCCGGATCCCCGGCCGGGGATCCGCTGGGACTGGCCGACCTGTTCACCGGTGGCGGCGAGCCGTGGCTGCCGCTGCTCGGACCGTTGATCGAGGCGCAGCCGGGAGCCGCCGACTTCATCGGCCCGAAGCGCAGCCCGGAGGTCGTTCCGGTGCGCGAGCTGACGTTCCAGGCGTTGAAGCCGCATCCGCCGGAGAAGTGGAAGGTGGTCGTCTTCGGACAGAACCCCTATCCGCGGGCGGAGAGCGCGACCGGCATCGCGATGTTCGACAACACCTTCAACGACTGGAAGGACAGCCAGTTCGGCCGGGTCGTAAGCATCCGCTGCCTCATAAAAGCGGCCGCGATGTGGAAGTACGGCATCGTCAAGAAGACCCCGATCGCCGATGTCCGCGCCCTGCTGAAGAAGGAGGGCACGGTTCAGCCGCCCGAGTGGTTCCAGGCGATGCTCACCCAGGGTGTGCTGCTGCTGAACGCGTCCCTCACGGCGAGCGCGGACGGGGCGATGGCGACCGATCGGCACACGTCGTTCTGGCGGCCCGTGGCCGAGCAGATCGTAGAGGAGATCCTCCGGGCGAAGCAGGACGCGGTGGAGGAGGACGACCGGGGGGTCGTGTTCGCCTGGTGGGGCGCGCACGCCCGGAGTCTGAAGAGGGTCGTCCAGCGGCTGGAGAAGAAGTACCCGGGGGTGCAGGTCCGTCACCTGGACCACGCCAATCCGGCCGCGCAGGGGGATCTGTTCTGCGAGGGCGACCACTTCGCCCAGGTGAACGACGCCTTGGCAGCGGTGGGGGCCGAGCCGGTCGACTGGCTGCCGCAGAAGGGCTGGGACCAGGGGACGGGCGGGGCCGGCGAGCCGGCGGACGGTGGTGTCGCGCAGCGGATGGGGGCGTTCATCGCGTCCACGATGGAGTTGCACCAGCTGTATCTGGAACGGCTCACCAGCGTCAAGGACGAGGGCCTCGTCCTGCCTCCCGTCACCGGGGTGTTCGACACGCCGCTGATGGACTTCCGGAAGGCCGTCGAGCCGGTCTCGCGGGTGCTCGCGTACCTGGACCGGCACATCGATCTGTCGAGCCGTTTCGGGGAGACGAAGGCCGCGGAGGCGCCGTCCGCGGGCGCCTTGTCGGCCGACGCGATCTCGGCCCTCTACCTGTACACGTGCGAGTCGGGCTTCTACCGCGAGATCAACGCCGTGCTGCGCTCGTCGGACCGCGAGCGCGTGGTGCCGTACCTCCCGTACCTGCGGTTGCTGTTCTCGGCGATGGAGGCGTTGCCGGCGCAGACGCGGCCGCTGTGGCGTGGTGTGGCGCTGGATCTGCGGTCCCAGTACCCGCTGGGGCGGACGGTGACGTGGTGGGGCGTGTCGTCGTGCACGTCCGAGCTGGGTGTGGCCCGCGCGTTCCTCGGTGGGCGTGGCCGGCGGACACTCTTCGAGGTGACACCCGCGCGGGCGGTGGGGATCCGGCGGTTCTCCGCGTTCACGGGTGAGGAGGAGTACATCCTCGCGCCGGGGACGCAGCTGAAGGTGACGGAGGTGAAGGCCGAGCGTGGGGGTCTGTGCACCGTACGGCTGACCGAGCTGGAGGGGGCCGGCCTGGTGTCGTGA
- a CDS encoding DUF7134 domain-containing protein: MDPDHHPIPARRLIRRQHLALDCAFVFVYAATLLLTASTAVAPSSTALSPAPVPWERLVLIAVVGAPVAVRRIWPLPVLVFVLAVTVVAVARDATWDPFLAAAFAMYIVALTVPSHGWWQRWLPGPALAALSLAGSAGADARGRHVLVARRPGAATARLHRVARCMAAGTGRAAEM, translated from the coding sequence GTGGACCCGGACCACCATCCGATCCCGGCCAGGCGGCTGATCCGACGCCAACACCTCGCTCTGGACTGCGCGTTCGTATTCGTCTATGCGGCCACACTGTTACTGACCGCCTCGACGGCCGTTGCGCCATCGTCCACGGCACTCTCCCCGGCCCCGGTGCCGTGGGAGCGGCTCGTCCTCATCGCGGTGGTCGGCGCGCCCGTCGCCGTACGGCGGATCTGGCCGTTGCCCGTGCTCGTGTTCGTGCTGGCGGTGACCGTCGTCGCCGTAGCACGGGACGCCACCTGGGACCCGTTCCTGGCGGCGGCGTTCGCCATGTACATCGTCGCCCTCACGGTGCCGTCACACGGTTGGTGGCAGCGGTGGCTGCCCGGACCGGCGCTGGCGGCCCTGTCCCTGGCCGGTTCCGCCGGAGCTGACGCACGCGGGCGACACGTACTGGTGGCGCGGCGACCCGGGGCTGCTACTGCTCGGCTTCACCGCGTTGCTCGGTGCATGGCAGCTGGGACGGGCCGCGCGGCAGAGATGTGA
- a CDS encoding DUF5996 family protein, with product MSERLNAWPTLVYEDLAPMVDYVNRVVQVAGKYTLDEPFEVGWGNIVLGVTPRGLSTPTLRQRGVTFTVHYNLLDGGVVIEADNGSRTVPMTKGSVATFYASFCDAADELGIHRPRSSLICEIPDAPARFEDDDVERTWDGHAARLIWTALNLAADGLEAWQAPFLGHRPRVGVMWGGFDLSATRYRARHTVPPPHQPPFMQNAQLDAYVSVGFSFGDAKAPNVGMYAYIWPQPDGLEGRSWGVEGAAWHPDAGLVRLPWAKLRETADPHQAIVAFGDAVYHAAVETAGWPSDLVGPRVEGWYMSRTPPALVQHQHG from the coding sequence ATGAGCGAACGTCTCAATGCGTGGCCGACGCTGGTCTATGAGGACCTGGCGCCCATGGTTGACTACGTGAACCGGGTGGTACAGGTCGCAGGCAAGTACACCCTCGACGAGCCCTTCGAAGTCGGCTGGGGAAACATCGTCCTCGGTGTCACCCCCCGGGGGCTCAGTACGCCAACCCTTCGGCAGCGAGGCGTGACCTTCACAGTGCACTACAACCTGCTCGACGGTGGCGTGGTCATCGAGGCCGACAACGGCTCGCGGACGGTGCCAATGACCAAGGGATCAGTCGCCACGTTCTATGCGTCCTTCTGCGATGCGGCAGACGAGCTCGGCATACACCGACCGCGCAGCTCGTTGATCTGCGAGATTCCGGATGCCCCGGCGCGCTTTGAGGACGATGACGTCGAACGCACCTGGGACGGCCACGCGGCCCGGCTGATCTGGACAGCGTTGAACCTCGCCGCTGACGGGCTCGAGGCGTGGCAGGCCCCCTTCCTGGGACACCGCCCCCGGGTCGGTGTGATGTGGGGCGGCTTCGACCTGTCCGCCACGCGCTACCGCGCGCGGCACACAGTGCCGCCGCCCCACCAGCCGCCGTTCATGCAGAACGCCCAGCTCGACGCCTACGTGTCGGTGGGATTCTCCTTCGGAGATGCCAAGGCGCCGAACGTGGGCATGTACGCATACATCTGGCCCCAGCCGGACGGTCTCGAGGGCCGGTCCTGGGGTGTCGAGGGCGCCGCCTGGCATCCCGACGCTGGTCTGGTGCGTCTGCCTTGGGCCAAGCTCAGGGAGACAGCGGACCCGCACCAGGCCATTGTGGCGTTCGGTGACGCCGTCTACCATGCCGCCGTCGAGACGGCAGGATGGCCGTCCGACCTCGTCGGACCTCGCGTCGAGGGTTGGTACATGAGCAGGACACCGCCCGCGCTCGTCCAGCACCAGCACGGCTGA
- a CDS encoding macro domain-containing protein: MGVRHALSVVLVDVNDEVVTAWRSAFADTPEVGIRRGSLLDVDADAWVSPTNERGRMDGGVDAVVKRYLGAGIQVRVQRAIRDRFGGRLPVGSAVCVPSGADVPRYLISTPTMRQSSQNVSDTMNVALACAAAFQAVHLQNRAKPGSIRSVALVGMGAQTGQVPAKVCANLMWTGYTLFHDHGFADYDELRAAVLGQLDDIEGAGSARRVRINVPQRPSFRH; this comes from the coding sequence GTGGGTGTCAGGCATGCGTTGAGCGTCGTCCTGGTCGACGTCAACGACGAGGTGGTGACGGCCTGGCGGTCCGCGTTCGCGGACACGCCGGAGGTCGGGATCAGGCGAGGGTCCCTTCTTGATGTGGACGCCGACGCCTGGGTATCCCCCACCAACGAGCGTGGCCGGATGGACGGTGGGGTCGACGCCGTCGTCAAGCGGTACCTCGGTGCGGGTATCCAGGTGCGCGTGCAGCGGGCGATCCGCGACCGGTTCGGCGGACGGCTGCCGGTGGGCAGCGCGGTGTGCGTCCCGTCCGGGGCGGACGTACCCCGGTACCTGATCTCGACGCCCACCATGCGCCAGTCGTCACAGAACGTCAGCGACACGATGAACGTGGCCCTCGCATGCGCGGCTGCCTTCCAGGCGGTACATCTGCAGAACCGGGCGAAGCCGGGCAGCATCCGGTCGGTGGCCCTCGTCGGGATGGGCGCGCAGACCGGTCAGGTGCCCGCGAAGGTATGCGCCAACCTGATGTGGACGGGCTACACCCTCTTCCACGACCACGGTTTCGCGGACTACGACGAGTTGCGGGCCGCCGTACTGGGGCAGCTCGACGACATCGAGGGAGCGGGGTCCGCACGGCGGGTCCGGATCAACGTGCCGCAGCGGCCTTCCTTTCGTCACTGA
- a CDS encoding phosphotransferase family protein yields MAANPEAPRIRRTTRDPEELARRLAAWLTAVHPGARPTAVTVPDSNGMSSETLLFDIEQDDAVAPPPVRRCVLRLAADPNAYTVFPAYDMTRQYKVMRLVAAHTDLPVPAVHWLETDPAHLGAEFFVMERVEGRVPPDVMPYTYEGNWLHAATDAEREQLEHASVSILARLHDQVSEAGFLAGRGSGSPLRRHVEDLQTYYGWVVDGRPHSPVIEAAFARLEELWPADEGETVVSWGDARIGNIIYDGFEPTAVLDWEMAALGPRELDLAWAIYLHRFFHDLTVTLGQEGLPGFFQRAAVEERYAKLTGYTPRDMDFHTLYACLRHAIVMLRVGYRQIHFGEVAAPAATDDLVMNRAALEAMTEGRYW; encoded by the coding sequence ATGGCTGCAAACCCCGAAGCACCCCGGATCCGGCGTACCACCCGCGACCCGGAGGAACTCGCCCGCCGGCTCGCAGCCTGGCTGACCGCCGTCCACCCCGGAGCCCGCCCGACGGCCGTCACCGTGCCGGACTCCAACGGCATGTCGAGCGAGACCCTGCTCTTCGACATCGAGCAGGACGATGCCGTCGCGCCGCCCCCCGTCCGCCGCTGCGTCCTGCGCCTGGCCGCGGACCCGAACGCGTACACCGTCTTCCCCGCCTACGACATGACCCGCCAGTACAAGGTGATGCGCCTCGTCGCCGCGCACACCGACCTGCCGGTGCCCGCCGTGCACTGGCTGGAGACCGACCCCGCCCACCTCGGCGCGGAGTTCTTCGTGATGGAGCGCGTCGAGGGGCGTGTGCCGCCGGACGTCATGCCGTACACCTACGAGGGCAATTGGCTGCACGCCGCCACGGACGCCGAGCGCGAACAGCTGGAGCACGCCAGTGTCTCCATCCTGGCGCGACTGCATGACCAGGTGTCGGAGGCGGGATTCCTCGCAGGGCGGGGAAGCGGCAGCCCGTTGCGGCGGCATGTAGAAGACCTGCAGACGTACTACGGCTGGGTCGTAGACGGCCGTCCGCACTCACCCGTCATCGAGGCCGCCTTCGCCCGGCTGGAGGAGCTGTGGCCGGCCGACGAGGGCGAGACCGTGGTGAGCTGGGGCGACGCGCGAATCGGCAACATCATCTATGACGGCTTCGAGCCCACCGCCGTCCTCGACTGGGAGATGGCCGCCCTCGGACCACGGGAGCTGGACCTCGCGTGGGCGATCTACCTGCACCGTTTCTTCCATGACCTCACAGTCACACTGGGGCAGGAGGGACTGCCGGGGTTCTTCCAACGGGCCGCCGTGGAGGAGCGGTACGCGAAGCTCACCGGGTACACACCGCGGGACATGGACTTCCACACGCTCTACGCCTGCCTTCGGCACGCGATCGTGATGCTGCGGGTCGGCTACCGGCAGATCCACTTCGGCGAGGTCGCAGCGCCGGCCGCCACCGATGACCTGGTCATGAACCGGGCGGCGCTGGAGGCCATGACGGAGGGCCGCTACTGGTAG
- a CDS encoding DUF6518 family protein, translated as MLNLLVDAGWSWAALAVAMGWLAGTWVRGALVGALALVAATVAYYVTDSFVSGADTDMVSWLVVGVPFGLVLGVVGAANRQPGSVGLLAALVVPVGAAVQMVVLPPRPHLTFTPAIVLAEVIVRTAAVLGAGCAGCRFRAERQARWWSGPGRRSGRVISARWSGAVIRWRQGRKWG; from the coding sequence GTGCTCAACCTGCTGGTGGACGCAGGCTGGTCCTGGGCCGCGCTGGCGGTGGCGATGGGCTGGCTGGCCGGTACATGGGTCCGGGGTGCGCTGGTCGGGGCCCTGGCGCTGGTCGCTGCCACGGTGGCGTACTACGTGACGGATTCCTTCGTCTCGGGGGCCGACACGGATATGGTCAGCTGGTTGGTGGTGGGTGTGCCGTTCGGGCTGGTCCTTGGTGTGGTGGGTGCGGCCAACAGGCAGCCTGGATCGGTCGGCTTGCTTGCAGCGTTGGTGGTTCCGGTGGGCGCTGCCGTACAGATGGTCGTGCTGCCGCCTCGGCCGCACCTCACCTTTACCCCGGCGATCGTTCTCGCCGAGGTCATCGTCCGGACGGCCGCTGTGCTCGGTGCCGGCTGCGCTGGCTGCCGTTTCCGGGCCGAGAGACAAGCGCGCTGGTGGTCTGGTCCCGGACGGCGAAGCGGACGGGTCATCTCGGCTCGGTGGTCGGGGGCTGTCATCAGGTGGCGGCAGGGGCGGAAGTGGGGGTGA
- a CDS encoding IS701 family transposase, which produces MLSGELAAVRCDLEDFAAEMFEPFARADQRRWGGVYLRGLLLDGGRKSVEPMAARLGEDGNRQALAHFITSSPWDAAHVRARLAWRMQPVVKPTALIIDDTGFLKDGDASACVTRQYTGTAGKVTNCQAGVSLHLASNGASAAVNWRLFLPGSWDPASPKADQAKVARRGKCAIPAQVGHVEKWQLALDMIDETRSWGIEVPQVIADGGYGDTAAFRLGLEERGLDYVVGISTSTTAQPEDAQPSAPACTGRGRRPVPAYPEPARRVKSLVIAAGKSSARPVQWREGSRPGSGRSGHKRMYSRFVALRIRPAGREIRKATAATELPVRWLLAEWPADQDEPVQFWLSNLPATTPLPVLVRTAKLRWRIENDYREMKQALGLAHFEGRTWPGWHHHVTLVSVAHAFCTLQRLSRSPKETASA; this is translated from the coding sequence GTGCTGAGTGGGGAGTTGGCTGCGGTCCGGTGTGATCTGGAGGACTTCGCGGCGGAGATGTTCGAGCCGTTCGCGCGAGCGGATCAGCGTCGGTGGGGTGGGGTCTATCTGCGGGGCCTGCTGCTGGACGGCGGGCGCAAGTCGGTGGAACCGATGGCCGCCCGCCTGGGCGAAGACGGGAACCGGCAGGCGCTGGCCCACTTCATCACCTCCAGCCCGTGGGATGCGGCGCATGTGCGGGCCCGTCTGGCCTGGCGTATGCAGCCGGTCGTCAAGCCCACCGCGTTGATCATCGATGACACCGGGTTCCTCAAGGACGGGGATGCGTCGGCGTGTGTGACCCGGCAGTACACCGGCACTGCGGGCAAGGTCACCAACTGCCAGGCCGGGGTGTCGCTGCACCTGGCTTCCAACGGCGCCTCGGCGGCGGTGAACTGGCGTCTGTTCCTGCCCGGGAGCTGGGATCCCGCCTCGCCGAAGGCCGATCAGGCCAAAGTGGCCCGCCGTGGCAAGTGCGCCATCCCTGCCCAGGTGGGCCATGTCGAGAAGTGGCAGCTGGCCCTCGACATGATCGACGAGACGCGGTCCTGGGGCATCGAGGTGCCCCAGGTCATCGCCGACGGCGGCTATGGTGACACCGCCGCCTTCCGGCTCGGCCTGGAAGAACGCGGTCTCGATTACGTGGTGGGCATCTCGACCTCGACCACCGCACAGCCCGAGGACGCACAGCCGTCTGCCCCGGCCTGCACAGGCCGGGGCAGACGGCCGGTTCCTGCCTACCCCGAGCCGGCCCGGAGGGTGAAGAGCCTGGTCATCGCGGCCGGAAAGTCTTCCGCGCGGCCGGTGCAGTGGAGGGAGGGATCACGGCCGGGCAGTGGCCGCAGCGGGCACAAACGCATGTACTCGCGCTTCGTGGCCCTGCGGATCCGGCCCGCCGGACGCGAGATCCGCAAGGCCACGGCCGCCACCGAGCTTCCGGTCCGCTGGTTGCTGGCCGAATGGCCCGCCGACCAGGACGAGCCCGTGCAGTTCTGGCTCTCCAACCTGCCCGCAACCACCCCGTTGCCCGTCCTCGTGCGCACCGCGAAGCTCCGCTGGCGCATCGAGAACGACTACCGCGAGATGAAACAGGCCCTGGGCCTGGCCCACTTCGAAGGCCGAACCTGGCCAGGCTGGCACCACCACGTCACCCTCGTCTCGGTCGCCCACGCCTTCTGCACCCTGCAGCGACTGAGCCGATCCCCAAAAGAGACGGCGTCGGCCTGA
- a CDS encoding histidine kinase dimerization/phosphoacceptor domain-containing protein, translating into MEQLAQRAVTEERLRVGRELHDVVTHSMGLIAVKAGVADHVLHVGPQEAHDAVQLTERTSCTALNDMRRMLGVLRTPEGKQQSASLSPVPGAVALPEPVGHAGPPAG; encoded by the coding sequence GTGGAGCAGCTCGCGCAGCGAGCCGTCACGGAGGAACGTCTGCGGGTCGGCCGCGAACTGCACGACGTCGTCACCCACAGCATGGGCCTGATCGCGGTCAAGGCCGGTGTCGCCGACCATGTCCTGCACGTCGGACCGCAGGAGGCGCACGACGCGGTGCAGCTCACCGAACGTACGAGCTGCACCGCATTGAACGACATGCGCCGGATGCTCGGTGTGCTGCGCACCCCCGAGGGCAAGCAGCAGTCGGCCTCTCTCAGCCCGGTCCCCGGCGCTGTCGCGCTTCCTGAACCCGTCGGACATGCAGGCCCACCCGCCGGGTGA